From a single Capsicum annuum cultivar UCD-10X-F1 chromosome 12, UCD10Xv1.1, whole genome shotgun sequence genomic region:
- the LOC107848798 gene encoding F-box protein CPR1-like, with product MVNIIIFTNGLVLLGVRKYDDINHLILLLWNPSTRESVVLPSTEFLPSQDYTCGLGYDSTSGDYMILKIGYQSCSEILVLKSGSWRTTDKRPTGIYPVWLSDMDSLAFVRGAFHWLGLLRNEFVTSYDILNEVFKAIPLPDGMFVVPDMVYVKHSLSILGEMICICSTHHDQRKYAFNLWIMKDYGVKESWNRFFTIQSTYLYSLVPEYRFSDGEVLLRCKHFDRCGYIFKTTKESSVFCPQSRSECIRNGFVYPESLISPKLLSIYSCTIKTTSFRGVAGLVGPYNFTYALKLLDLLGKYIRMSNWAICSINKLDFVIFQGLPLCCIYLVYFSKNKK from the exons ATGGTTAATATTATCATATTTACGAATGGCTTGGTTCTTTTGGGGGTTCGTAAATATGATGATATTAACCATCTCATACTTTTGCTGTGGAACCCTTCCACAAGAGAATCAGTAGTACTTCCTAGTACAGAATTTTTACCGTCACAAGATTATACTTGCGGATTGGGATATGATTCAACTAGTGGTGACTATATGATCCTTAAGATCGGTTACCAATCATGCAGTGAAATTCTTGTTCTGAAAAGTGGTTCGTGGAGAACAACTGATAAGCGTCCTACTGGCATTTACCCCGTGTGGTTGTCTGATATGGACTCTCTGGCTTTTGTACGTGGAGCATTTCATTGGCTTGGTTTGTTACGGAATGAGTTTGTGACTTCATATGATATTTTAAATGAGGTATTCAAAGCAATACCATTGCCAGATGGAATGTTTGTGGTTCCCGACATGGTTTACGTCAAACATAGCCTTTCTATATTGGGAGAAATGATTTGTATTTGTTCTACTCATCATGATCAGCGAAAGTACGCCTTTAACTTATGGATAATGAAAGACTATGGTGTGAAGGAATCTTGGAATCGATTTTTTACTATCCAAAGCACCTATCTTTATTCTTTGGTACCAGAGTACAGGTTTTCAGATGGTGAAGTGTTACTCCGTTGCAAGCATTTTGACCGTTGTGGTTATATATTTAAGACAACCAAAGAATCATCTGTTTTTTGTCCTCAATCTCGTTCAGAATGTATTCGGAATGGATTTGTTTATCCAGAAAGCCTGATCTCTCCAAAATTACTTAGTATTTACTCATGTACGATCAAGACAACATCTTTTCGAG GAGTCGCAGGATTGGTTGGGCCGTACAACTTTACATACGCGCTTAAGCTGCTCGACCTGTTGGGAAAATATATTAGGATGTCAAACTGGGCAATTTGCAGCATTAATAAgttagattttgttatttttcaggGACTACCCTTGTGTTGCATATACCTTGT